One Staphylococcus simiae genomic region harbors:
- a CDS encoding peptidoglycan recognition protein family protein: MAKTYLDEWNGVPVYTQFIPYGTRRTGQQLDTGKPIFAVYHDTGNPNSTAQQNADYYYNTYNEDWNTTSSAHFFVDDKECIITVPIDEKAWHVLYNTPTDNYYFGDDANDAAFGGELCYFPGDHERSLKALDNFARINAVLFDSWDIDHWHKAPGHQDIQDDKQDPGNALSACGYDRDAVNVIDELVQKYIDGTDDSIETKEVVNQQSEDEDVVEKKPVGCKRVKVWSEEPYYRGTIKYDASLRERAGSSFDNYSFAREKDVLEAGAIVYIYEEIEDPQGNIWCRTYSPSNNGWVHKYTIEVEEEYK, translated from the coding sequence ATGGCTAAAACTTATTTAGATGAATGGAATGGTGTACCAGTTTACACACAATTTATCCCGTATGGAACAAGACGCACAGGGCAACAATTAGATACAGGTAAACCAATTTTTGCTGTTTATCACGACACAGGTAATCCCAATAGTACAGCTCAACAAAATGCTGATTATTATTATAATACGTATAATGAAGATTGGAATACAACGTCGTCAGCACATTTCTTTGTTGATGATAAAGAGTGTATTATCACGGTGCCAATTGATGAAAAGGCATGGCATGTATTATATAATACACCGACGGATAATTATTATTTTGGTGATGATGCAAACGATGCTGCGTTTGGAGGAGAATTATGTTATTTTCCAGGAGACCATGAACGCTCATTAAAGGCGTTGGACAACTTTGCACGTATCAATGCTGTGTTGTTTGATTCGTGGGACATTGATCACTGGCATAAAGCACCAGGTCATCAAGATATTCAAGATGATAAACAAGATCCTGGAAATGCATTGTCGGCGTGTGGATATGATAGAGATGCAGTAAATGTGATTGATGAATTAGTACAAAAATATATTGATGGTACGGATGACAGTATTGAAACTAAGGAAGTTGTTAATCAACAATCTGAAGATGAAGACGTTGTTGAAAAGAAACCAGTAGGGTGTAAACGTGTAAAAGTATGGTCAGAAGAACCATATTATAGAGGTACAATAAAGTATGACGCATCCTTACGAGAACGCGCTGGTAGTAGTTTCGATAATTACAGTTTCGCAAGAGAAAAAGATGTACTTGAAGCGGGTGCTATTGTTTATATTTATGAAGAAATTGAAGACCCACAAGGCAATATTTGGTGTCGAACATATTCACCAAGTAATAACGGTTGGGTACACAAATATACCATTGAAGTAGAAGAAGAGTATAAATAA
- a CDS encoding phage holin family protein, translating into MDSVKNFDVEVNDFMSLIYSGNYVFIDLLLLMIFIDIITGILKAFSEGKLWSHKAISGYIKKIAYLCIILVANALDIIFRLDGFLVNSSVIFLIIAEATSIVENAVILGVPIPEQLKKRLIISEKLNDDDK; encoded by the coding sequence ATGGATAGTGTTAAAAATTTTGATGTTGAAGTGAATGATTTTATGAGTTTAATTTATTCAGGTAATTATGTGTTTATAGATTTACTGTTACTAATGATTTTTATAGATATTATCACTGGTATTTTAAAAGCATTCTCAGAGGGTAAATTATGGAGTCACAAAGCAATTAGTGGTTATATTAAAAAAATAGCTTATTTATGTATCATATTAGTTGCTAATGCTTTAGACATCATATTTAGACTAGATGGTTTTTTAGTGAATAGCTCTGTTATTTTCTTAATTATCGCAGAAGCAACAAGTATTGTAGAAAATGCTGTGATTTTAGGTGTACCAATCCCAGAACAATTGAAAAAGAGATTAATTATTTCTGAAAAATTGAATGATGACGACAAGTAA
- a CDS encoding phage baseplate upper protein: MANQDLFFDITKLGTEQEQQQYIVSRVGDGGLKAITITVYSNGRPYNLTGLTPVFEGVKPDGERIIDTNGGLVLDARNGVFRYILPQQTSTAEGEYQQAFFKLKRGEQTDSTLEIKIKVLKNKVEFGINSESYFTEYQNELNRLRTTVNQGIDDLTKLAEQTDRKINGQVESAKALDIQVKALQSSIDSNQLVTKAELTNQITQLTDQVVSFSNALENTKSDVNLNVSKILNTKADSGVVDGTLNHPINITKSGNYYFDSTTQGLPVRNGNNTTGIIQAIMQDENNGILTILGSGLSIEKYRGQLYQRWRSTQPILLWRGSAGRDTNIELKDSFHNYGQLIFNITFYSNHYATQFVTIPENGVTLYFNNAGLREQNGNMKNGFLDEISILFKDERHLKVLKTLVTIDNDVAKNSNATVTAVYGIY, encoded by the coding sequence ATGGCAAATCAAGATTTATTTTTTGATATCACAAAACTTGGTACTGAACAAGAGCAACAACAGTATATTGTAAGTCGAGTTGGAGATGGTGGTTTAAAAGCTATTACAATCACTGTTTATTCTAATGGAAGACCATACAATCTAACTGGATTAACTCCAGTATTTGAAGGAGTGAAACCAGATGGCGAACGTATTATTGACACGAATGGGGGTTTAGTACTTGATGCACGTAATGGTGTATTTAGATATATTCTTCCACAACAAACGAGTACGGCTGAAGGTGAATATCAACAAGCATTTTTCAAATTAAAACGCGGTGAACAAACTGATTCAACGCTAGAAATTAAAATAAAAGTTTTGAAAAATAAAGTAGAGTTTGGAATTAATTCCGAAAGTTATTTTACTGAATATCAAAATGAATTAAATAGATTGAGAACAACAGTAAATCAAGGTATTGATGATTTAACAAAGCTTGCAGAACAAACAGATAGAAAAATAAATGGTCAAGTTGAATCAGCGAAAGCACTAGATATACAAGTTAAAGCATTACAATCATCTATTGATAGTAATCAATTAGTTACCAAAGCAGAATTGACAAATCAGATAACGCAGTTGACTGATCAAGTTGTATCATTCTCTAATGCATTAGAAAATACAAAGTCAGATGTAAATTTAAATGTTAGTAAAATTTTAAATACAAAAGCAGATAGTGGTGTTGTTGATGGTACATTAAACCATCCAATTAATATTACAAAGTCTGGTAATTATTATTTTGATTCAACTACACAAGGTTTACCAGTACGTAATGGTAATAATACAACAGGTATTATTCAAGCTATTATGCAAGATGAAAATAATGGGATTTTGACAATTCTAGGTTCTGGTTTATCAATTGAAAAATATCGTGGTCAGTTGTATCAACGTTGGAGATCAACACAACCTATTTTATTATGGCGTGGCTCAGCTGGTAGAGATACTAATATAGAATTGAAAGATAGCTTTCATAATTATGGCCAATTGATTTTTAATATTACGTTCTATAGTAATCATTATGCGACACAGTTCGTTACTATTCCTGAAAATGGCGTCACTTTATATTTTAATAATGCAGGTTTAAGAGAACAGAATGGCAATATGAAGAATGGGTTTTTAGATGAAATTTCAATCTTATTCAAAGATGAACGCCATTTAAAAGTATTAAAAACATTAGTTACGATTGACAACGATGTAGCTAAGAATTCAAATGCTACAGTAACAGCTGTCTATGGTATCTATTAA
- a CDS encoding SGNH/GDSL hydrolase family protein: MKTKLSPVFKEFKKEVEDNFDELFNLKSKYGESIVKQVIAGIDDRYDEIKKEVRAIVMPEESPLSITDEFIKAKTDINGVKHDTFNERMMSDLSQIKEEQQRQSTLQHTLVTHNGTLVYDYAKVSNTLQNIKSIVCIGDSVTRGKNATKNYGQYLAEKLNANVTNLAVGGATFSTVSSNNIFNQATSIKNADLVIIQGTDDDWLWESGVPIGTDKMDIKTYIGAFYQMVNLIRAQNKDVKIISLTATRQLPVNGKIIRRKDTDKNGLNYTLEDYVNAHILACTELDIPIFDAYHSNYIDVYNPAFRKFNMQDGLHPNENIHEIIMYELLKNYYYFYG, encoded by the coding sequence ATGAAGACAAAACTTTCACCAGTATTTAAAGAATTTAAAAAAGAAGTAGAAGATAATTTTGATGAGTTATTCAACCTCAAATCAAAATATGGAGAATCCATTGTAAAACAAGTGATTGCTGGTATTGATGATAGATATGACGAAATTAAAAAAGAAGTACGAGCTATTGTAATGCCAGAAGAATCACCATTAAGTATTACAGATGAATTTATTAAAGCTAAAACGGATATTAATGGTGTGAAACACGATACATTCAATGAGCGTATGATGAGTGATTTGTCACAAATTAAAGAAGAACAACAACGTCAAAGTACTTTACAACATACATTAGTTACACATAATGGCACGCTCGTTTACGACTATGCAAAAGTGTCTAACACATTACAAAATATTAAAAGTATTGTTTGTATTGGTGATTCAGTAACTAGAGGTAAAAATGCTACCAAAAATTACGGGCAATATTTAGCTGAAAAATTAAATGCTAATGTGACTAATTTAGCCGTTGGTGGTGCTACATTTTCAACAGTAAGTAGTAATAATATCTTTAACCAAGCAACTAGTATTAAAAATGCTGATTTGGTTATTATTCAAGGTACTGATGACGATTGGCTATGGGAAAGTGGTGTTCCAATTGGTACTGATAAAATGGATATTAAAACCTATATTGGTGCATTTTATCAAATGGTTAATTTAATACGAGCGCAAAATAAGGATGTCAAAATTATCAGTCTGACTGCAACAAGACAGTTACCTGTCAATGGCAAAATAATCAGAAGAAAAGATACTGATAAAAATGGTCTTAACTATACGTTAGAAGATTATGTCAACGCTCATATTTTAGCCTGTACAGAACTCGACATACCTATTTTTGATGCATATCATTCTAATTATATTGATGTATATAATCCAGCATTTAGAAAATTTAATATGCAAGATGGGTTACATCCAAATGAAAATATACATGAAATTATCATGTACGAGTTATTGAAAAATTATTACTATTTTTATGGGTAG
- a CDS encoding DUF7643 domain-containing protein, giving the protein MIKVINYEGKAFILPVSTTLTEKLNSDSELRFEFYATDQLKDVAQSIAAKWIVTHVGGATDEHQYVVTIVQRDSNAATTKVSVVAKAKQLDDLKSEIIYNNISGSLTGREYFSAIFKHSRYQYALETKVHAQKWQNAGEGTTVLENFKNGLDRYHLEFKYNPSNKTFYLFDRVEHYADYFIKNGTNALNFKLEEDGNNFYTYIKGFADFPDNSKLKDANIKLEYEHPLANMIGRYSAPPIKDGRIKDKHVLLNKMKNVVDQSLKQSLAIDFTLMQQHFKHAVAQVGDVVPVKDTSMNIFEKIRIIEVKTVRDEQNTIVKQDITLGNYKKKDRYRAQINSTISKTNELYNDKRSNQNSASDNKTINNNVTAATKALTFDSNGIQSVNHLNHVFFTQNGIEISHDGGINKQVAISGSGINTAVIALATQNQDGLMSKDDKTKLDNLSGVGSSGLGSIFYKEVT; this is encoded by the coding sequence ATGATTAAAGTCATCAATTATGAAGGTAAAGCCTTTATCTTGCCAGTATCAACGACTTTAACTGAAAAACTAAATAGTGATAGTGAATTAAGATTTGAATTTTATGCGACAGATCAATTAAAAGATGTTGCTCAATCTATAGCAGCTAAATGGATTGTTACACATGTAGGTGGTGCTACAGATGAACATCAATATGTTGTGACTATTGTACAAAGAGATTCAAATGCTGCGACTACTAAAGTAAGTGTTGTAGCAAAAGCTAAACAACTAGATGATTTAAAATCAGAAATAATATATAACAATATATCTGGAAGTTTAACAGGACGTGAGTATTTTAGTGCTATATTTAAACATAGTCGTTATCAATATGCATTAGAAACAAAGGTACATGCACAGAAATGGCAAAATGCTGGAGAAGGAACAACTGTACTAGAAAATTTCAAAAATGGCTTAGATAGGTATCATTTAGAATTTAAATACAATCCAAGTAATAAGACATTTTATTTATTTGATCGTGTAGAACATTATGCAGATTACTTTATAAAAAATGGCACAAACGCATTGAATTTTAAATTAGAAGAAGATGGCAATAATTTTTATACTTATATTAAAGGTTTTGCAGATTTTCCTGATAATTCAAAACTAAAAGATGCTAACATCAAGCTTGAGTATGAACATCCTTTAGCCAATATGATTGGAAGGTATAGTGCACCTCCAATTAAAGACGGTAGAATTAAAGATAAACATGTATTGTTAAACAAAATGAAAAATGTAGTTGATCAATCATTGAAACAATCTTTAGCGATAGATTTTACGTTAATGCAACAGCACTTTAAACACGCAGTTGCACAAGTAGGTGATGTTGTACCAGTCAAAGACACCTCAATGAATATCTTTGAAAAAATCAGAATTATCGAAGTGAAAACGGTTCGTGATGAACAAAATACGATTGTTAAGCAAGATATTACATTAGGCAACTACAAGAAAAAAGATCGATATCGCGCACAAATAAATAGTACGATTAGTAAAACGAATGAATTGTACAATGATAAAAGAAGTAACCAAAATAGTGCATCAGATAATAAGACAATTAATAATAATGTCACAGCAGCAACAAAAGCATTAACGTTTGATAGTAATGGGATTCAAAGTGTCAATCATTTAAATCATGTATTTTTTACACAAAATGGTATTGAAATTAGTCATGATGGTGGTATAAACAAGCAAGTTGCAATTAGTGGTAGTGGTATTAATACTGCTGTTATAGCATTAGCAACACAAAATCAAGATGGATTAATGTCAAAAGACGATAAAACAAAATTAGATAATTTAAGTGGTGTAGGCTCAAGTGGACTTGGGTCTATTTTTTATAAGGAAGTGACGTAA
- a CDS encoding phage tail domain-containing protein has product MDLEIIKQDNQSFRLSDYQIIVSDIKVEGIEMKDNYHDFEGIHGRQLISSVYHKRKIVVPVFFIAENYVDYAMQRDFIFEIIQDNQPFYIRELRKFNKYSYSFKDTIKDDYQAIRDNGDPLYDNEQNVYVNGNQYYVKLVNVLNPSQKNNKCNIVFEFETVELPFAQSTGTSMQLHHNEVNNLWGTELDLDFDDASKRTYVFNHVSSGKIYYHGSVANDQFNMYKKVTIVIGQPTSKFKWSLSANKVMTIKNVQLKPGDVIVYRDLSITRNGISIVDKSNVELPIFIPGFNHFSFNQTVKRVEFDMRFYKK; this is encoded by the coding sequence TTGGATTTAGAAATCATTAAGCAGGATAATCAGTCATTTCGTTTATCTGATTATCAAATTATTGTCTCTGATATTAAAGTAGAAGGTATAGAAATGAAAGACAATTATCATGATTTTGAAGGGATTCATGGTAGACAACTCATTAGTAGTGTTTATCATAAACGTAAAATCGTGGTACCTGTCTTTTTTATTGCTGAAAATTATGTAGATTATGCAATGCAACGGGATTTTATTTTTGAAATCATTCAAGATAATCAACCATTTTATATTCGTGAGCTTAGAAAATTTAATAAATATAGCTATAGTTTTAAAGATACTATTAAAGACGATTATCAAGCTATTCGTGATAATGGTGACCCGCTTTACGATAATGAACAAAATGTTTATGTGAATGGTAATCAGTATTATGTTAAATTGGTCAACGTCTTAAATCCTAGTCAAAAAAATAATAAATGTAATATCGTATTCGAGTTTGAGACGGTAGAACTTCCTTTTGCTCAATCAACTGGTACTAGCATGCAACTACATCACAACGAAGTTAATAATCTATGGGGGACTGAGTTAGATCTTGATTTCGATGATGCTAGTAAACGTACGTATGTATTTAATCATGTTAGTAGTGGCAAGATTTACTATCATGGTTCAGTTGCTAATGATCAATTTAATATGTATAAAAAGGTGACAATCGTTATTGGACAGCCAACATCAAAATTTAAATGGTCTTTAAGCGCGAATAAGGTAATGACGATTAAAAATGTCCAATTAAAGCCAGGTGATGTGATTGTATATCGTGATTTATCAATTACCCGTAACGGTATATCTATTGTCGATAAATCTAATGTAGAGTTACCTATATTTATACCAGGATTTAACCATTTTTCTTTTAATCAAACTGTTAAACGTGTCGAATTTGACATGCGTTTTTATAAAAAGTAG
- a CDS encoding phage tail protein: MSSEYTVSTQLKANTSKFKKDIEAAIKKIEKFDKIASKIKDVTLKLDDKALNTTLKQAEASLKKFEKQVHIANVDIDINQVSTKIAEIDGELDQVDGKNVSSSVNVADEQAKAKLVKLRKSLDFIDIVRANSVVDINDSLFHTKFKKVKTEIKQLDHQTVSVTADANVDKATFKLHKYETLMHHLNNKKINSYMQLHDKLFLFKVAKVKKTIRQLHGKAIKTKLSVHTAGAIAKLILFKKVLKSIPNRFRIKAQSNTKEAMTGLKGLAAQGSKLMQRLNGFSNGFKSLGVVGSNVIRGILMSSFSALIPIIASLIPVIAAVGNSLAVVGGAALGVAGAVGIATSGIVLFGLMAKSATKMLNDGLIQASSATNAYNSSLNTLKATWQGIVQQNSDAIFTAMANGMQGVTSALNALKPFISEVTNLISKNAQKFNDWVNHSTTARNAFNALNTDGVTVFGNMLSAVGKFGSGFVSILTQFSPLFVYISEQLVNLGTKFEEWSNKVSTQQGISNFINYIKENLPTIVKIFSDVFMGIINLFKIFGSNSSGLLQTLATMANGFKTWSESIGQSDGFNKFMSYISENAPKIATLIGNIIDAVMNFAIAMAPIASVVLDVLIAITGFVAKLFEAHPIVAQIIGVILMLSSVFSALAPIFAAIVPFIISLITNLMSLINIFNIITTVIRIVQTVLTILGVIFGTISAPVLIIIGVIAALVAIFIYLWNTNEGFRNAVIAIWNAIVSTAVALFNGLMTFLGNIWNAIVNVAQTVWGFIKGTIIDNIVAGYNKVVSTAQNIWSTISSKFREIVSTVKEKMLAVYNGIKEKISSALDAVKNFVNRFKEAGKDLIMGLIDGVVNFGKKLIEKVKGVVGGAIKAAKRLLGIKSPSRVFKQFGKYVMQGLYIGIDKNSGNAIDSVVSVAKRMTDVFNPTLEAPTISNIGSNIEDMTASINSQIQHTHTIEQSPNVKTVRVEMAIDNDAITSIVNDVNATNHSIFEF; the protein is encoded by the coding sequence ATGAGTTCAGAATATACAGTGAGTACGCAGCTGAAGGCCAATACCTCTAAATTTAAAAAAGACATAGAAGCAGCAATTAAAAAAATTGAGAAGTTTGACAAGATAGCCTCAAAAATTAAAGATGTCACTTTAAAACTTGATGACAAAGCACTAAATACAACATTAAAGCAAGCTGAAGCTTCATTAAAAAAGTTTGAAAAGCAAGTGCATATTGCGAATGTGGATATTGATATCAATCAAGTGAGTACAAAGATTGCTGAAATTGATGGTGAATTGGATCAAGTTGATGGCAAAAATGTATCAAGCTCAGTTAATGTCGCAGATGAACAAGCTAAGGCCAAGTTAGTAAAATTAAGGAAATCTTTAGATTTCATTGATATAGTTCGTGCCAATTCTGTTGTGGATATTAATGATTCATTATTTCATACTAAATTTAAAAAAGTTAAGACAGAAATTAAGCAGTTAGATCACCAAACTGTCAGTGTCACTGCTGATGCAAATGTAGATAAGGCAACATTTAAATTACACAAATATGAAACTTTGATGCATCATTTAAATAACAAAAAAATTAATAGTTATATGCAATTACATGATAAACTATTTCTGTTTAAAGTGGCTAAAGTAAAGAAAACGATTCGTCAATTACATGGTAAGGCGATAAAGACTAAACTGAGTGTACATACAGCTGGTGCTATTGCAAAACTTATCTTATTTAAAAAAGTATTGAAAAGTATTCCCAATAGATTTCGTATCAAAGCACAAAGTAATACTAAGGAAGCAATGACAGGATTAAAAGGTTTAGCAGCACAAGGATCTAAACTCATGCAACGTCTTAATGGCTTTTCTAATGGCTTTAAATCGTTAGGTGTTGTAGGTTCTAATGTCATTCGTGGCATTTTAATGTCATCGTTTTCAGCGTTAATACCTATTATTGCGAGTTTAATCCCAGTCATTGCTGCAGTCGGTAACTCACTCGCTGTTGTCGGTGGTGCTGCGTTAGGTGTTGCTGGTGCAGTTGGTATTGCAACATCAGGTATTGTATTATTTGGTTTAATGGCTAAAAGTGCTACTAAAATGTTAAATGATGGGTTAATTCAAGCATCTAGTGCAACAAATGCCTATAACAGTAGTTTGAATACATTGAAGGCAACATGGCAAGGTATTGTACAGCAAAATTCTGATGCAATATTTACTGCAATGGCCAATGGTATGCAAGGTGTAACAAGTGCGCTTAATGCATTGAAACCGTTTATCAGCGAAGTGACCAATTTAATATCCAAAAATGCACAAAAGTTTAACGACTGGGTTAATCATTCGACAACTGCACGTAATGCTTTCAATGCACTAAATACAGACGGTGTGACAGTATTTGGTAATATGCTGAGTGCAGTAGGTAAATTTGGCTCAGGATTTGTGAGTATCTTAACGCAATTTAGCCCTCTATTTGTTTATATATCTGAACAATTAGTGAATTTAGGAACTAAGTTTGAAGAATGGTCAAATAAAGTATCTACACAACAAGGTATCAGTAACTTTATAAATTATATCAAAGAAAATTTACCAACAATTGTAAAAATATTCTCGGATGTTTTTATGGGTATTATTAATTTATTTAAAATTTTCGGTAGTAACTCATCAGGATTACTACAAACATTAGCAACGATGGCCAATGGTTTTAAAACATGGTCGGAGTCTATAGGACAATCAGATGGATTCAATAAATTTATGTCATATATTAGTGAAAATGCCCCTAAAATAGCAACATTAATTGGTAATATTATTGATGCCGTCATGAATTTTGCGATTGCTATGGCACCTATTGCGTCAGTGGTATTAGATGTCTTAATTGCTATTACAGGCTTTGTTGCTAAATTATTTGAAGCGCATCCAATAGTTGCCCAAATTATTGGAGTTATTTTAATGTTAAGTAGTGTGTTTTCGGCTTTAGCACCTATTTTTGCGGCAATTGTGCCATTTATAATTAGTTTAATTACTAATTTGATGTCATTGATAAATATCTTTAACATTATTACAACAGTCATTCGAATTGTACAAACTGTGTTGACAATTTTAGGAGTTATTTTTGGGACAATAAGTGCACCGGTATTAATTATTATCGGTGTTATTGCTGCGCTTGTTGCAATTTTTATATATTTATGGAACACCAACGAAGGCTTTAGGAATGCAGTTATTGCGATTTGGAATGCAATCGTTTCAACAGCAGTCGCATTATTTAATGGATTAATGACATTTTTAGGCAATATTTGGAATGCGATTGTAAATGTGGCCCAAACGGTATGGGGCTTTATTAAAGGTACGATTATTGACAATATCGTTGCTGGTTATAATAAAGTGGTATCAACGGCACAAAATATTTGGTCTACCATTTCATCTAAATTTAGAGAAATTGTGTCAACAGTAAAAGAGAAAATGCTCGCTGTTTATAATGGTATTAAAGAAAAAATATCTAGTGCATTAGATGCAGTAAAGAATTTTGTTAATCGTTTTAAAGAAGCTGGTAAAGATTTAATTATGGGTTTAATAGATGGTGTTGTAAATTTTGGTAAAAAATTAATAGAAAAAGTCAAAGGTGTTGTGGGTGGAGCAATTAAGGCAGCCAAAAGATTGTTAGGAATTAAATCTCCTTCTAGAGTATTTAAGCAATTTGGTAAATATGTCATGCAAGGGTTATACATTGGTATCGATAAAAATAGTGGCAATGCCATTGATAGTGTTGTTTCTGTGGCTAAAAGAATGACTGATGTTTTCAATCCAACGTTAGAAGCACCAACAATTAGTAATATTGGTAGCAATATAGAAGATATGACTGCTAGTATTAATAGTCAAATCCAACACACACATACAATTGAACAAAGTCCTAATGTAAAAACAGTACGTGTTGAAATGGCCATTGATAATGACGCGATTACAAGTATTGTTAACGATGTTAATGCAACTAACCATTCAATATTTGAATTTTAA
- a CDS encoding tail assembly chaperone — MITIKNGKHELELKFGLGELNAIDKELGYEVREINLGEGLEQLIPKLQSGNVLAIAKIIKATTKGQTGRPKNEDELEHILEHLVAEYGSFKKFGKLVIEELGNKPLTQDLVKNK, encoded by the coding sequence ATGATTACAATTAAAAATGGTAAACATGAATTAGAATTAAAATTTGGTTTAGGTGAATTAAATGCAATTGATAAAGAGTTAGGTTATGAAGTAAGAGAAATTAACTTAGGTGAAGGATTAGAGCAATTAATACCTAAATTACAAAGTGGGAACGTTCTAGCCATAGCGAAAATTATTAAAGCTACAACCAAAGGACAAACAGGAAGACCGAAAAATGAAGATGAATTAGAACACATTTTGGAGCATCTTGTTGCAGAATATGGTTCATTTAAAAAATTCGGTAAATTAGTTATTGAAGAATTGGGAAACAAACCTTTAACCCAAGACCTCGTCAAGAACAAGTAA
- a CDS encoding phage major tail protein, TP901-1 family yields MYKNSKDRLYLFRKCGDKTDASKLMFMTEFENELENDYDTEETMDGSYTSDGTIENTLSATAKANYTDPLCDEFEDAVRDKIAYEVWEVESKVPGDKENRDKFKAKYHQGRFKKFKRKGEVGSVEEYEVEFAVHDKYQRGYATIPQVVVDQLAKVGYRFHDTVKSDFADDGLATIPQPTASTSTTSASSTTAVPSA; encoded by the coding sequence ATGTATAAAAATAGTAAAGACAGACTTTATTTATTTAGAAAATGTGGCGATAAAACAGATGCGTCAAAATTAATGTTTATGACTGAATTTGAAAATGAATTAGAAAATGATTACGATACTGAAGAAACAATGGACGGTAGTTATACAAGTGATGGTACGATTGAAAATACACTATCAGCAACTGCTAAGGCAAATTATACTGATCCTCTATGTGATGAATTTGAAGATGCTGTCAGAGATAAAATTGCATATGAGGTATGGGAAGTAGAAAGTAAAGTGCCTGGTGACAAAGAAAATCGTGATAAATTTAAAGCGAAATATCATCAAGGACGCTTTAAGAAATTTAAACGTAAAGGTGAAGTTGGTTCCGTAGAAGAATATGAAGTTGAATTTGCAGTGCATGATAAATATCAACGTGGTTATGCAACAATTCCACAAGTTGTTGTAGATCAGTTAGCTAAAGTAGGTTATCGCTTCCATGATACGGTTAAATCTGATTTTGCAGACGATGGTTTAGCGACCATTCCACAACCTACAGCATCAACTTCAACAACTAGTGCTTCTAGTACAACTGCAGTTCCATCAGCATAA
- a CDS encoding HK97-gp10 family putative phage morphogenesis protein has product MKVTGTKGIINKLRQMHDDIDDDVDYILKMNTHEGVEIAVKNAQTAFKKGYWTGNLARQIEVNKVAPLHYEVVSNAHYSGYLEYGTRYMAKEPFMFPTYQALKNSVHDDLNRLLNG; this is encoded by the coding sequence ATGAAAGTGACAGGAACTAAAGGGATAATAAATAAATTGAGACAAATGCATGATGATATCGATGACGATGTAGATTATATATTAAAAATGAATACGCATGAAGGTGTTGAAATAGCTGTAAAAAATGCTCAGACTGCTTTTAAAAAGGGTTATTGGACTGGAAATTTAGCACGTCAAATTGAAGTAAATAAAGTTGCACCCTTGCACTATGAAGTCGTTTCAAATGCGCATTATAGTGGTTATTTAGAATATGGGACACGATATATGGCTAAAGAGCCGTTCATGTTTCCAACGTACCAAGCTTTGAAAAATAGTGTACATGATGATTTAAACCGATTATTAAATGGATAA
- a CDS encoding phage head-tail connector protein, whose protein sequence is MNFLDNVKARIGLTDDKQDIQLQHIIDNVKAELMAMLPDEIEGIPQKIAFIVVEVTIKRYNRVGAEGMTSESQDGKSNTYESNDFDQYKPLLNNLFYKDQHKGKVVFY, encoded by the coding sequence ATGAATTTTTTAGATAATGTTAAAGCACGTATAGGCTTAACTGATGATAAACAAGATATTCAATTACAACATATCATTGATAATGTCAAAGCTGAATTGATGGCAATGTTGCCTGATGAGATTGAAGGCATCCCGCAAAAAATCGCATTTATTGTCGTTGAAGTAACCATTAAGCGTTATAACAGGGTAGGTGCAGAGGGTATGACATCTGAATCTCAAGATGGTAAATCAAACACTTATGAATCTAATGATTTTGATCAATATAAACCGTTGCTTAACAACTTATTTTATAAAGATCAACATAAAGGGAAAGTCGTGTTTTATTAA